In Hugenholtzia roseola DSM 9546, the genomic stretch CCTGCTACGTAATTCCCCACTTGTAGGCGGTGGTAGGCACTCCAATAAGGGGTATTGACTCTTTGTCGGAATTTGCGCTCCTCTAAATTTTCGTTGAGCAGTTCATCTACAGTAACTTCAAAATAATTTGCCATAGCGACAAGCGTATCGAGGCGCGGTTCGGCTCTGCCCTCCTCGTAGGAAGAATAAGCCCCGCGCGTGATGCCTAATTTATCGGCAATGACTTCCTGACTCTTTTTGCGTGTGTTGCGGGTGCGTAAAAAGCGAAGATTATTGCTAAGATGCATAGTTTTGAAATTTTTTACTAAGGAAATTTGCAATTTTTGTTTTCTTGCCCTAACTTAGCATCTGATAAAACTACAAATAACCGTTTTGACGCTTTCAAGTCTTTGTAAAGGCAGAGCGTATGCTATTTGTGTTATTGGGTAGTATTTTAGTAGGGCAGCTGGCAAGGCTAAATTTGAAATAAAGGGGGCTAAATTCGAGCTAAACCAACGCGCTGGTTTTGGTCTTGCTACTTGTCTTAGCGTGTTATCAGATTGTTGGTCAGATTGTCTGTCAGATTGTCTTTTGAGTTGTCTTGAAAAGTTTGTCAGTTTTGGCACTTTGTCAGACCCGACTTGCTAATATTCTGACAATATACCATCATAAACAGAGGTAAAGATACAAAAAAAATTGACACTCGCCAAATATTTTAAACCATTTCTAAAAAAAGACCCTAAAAATAAGCGAAATTTCCCAAAAAATGAGGGAAATTCCCTCGAAATCGCACTCAAAATCGTGATAAAACAACCGCCTTTCAAAACCTACCCCCAAGATTAACGCTGCATCTTCGGCTTTTTTTCCTAACTTCGCCTACGGCTATCGCGCCTGCCTTATCTCCACTCTTAGGTTTCATTTATTTACTTTTTTTGCCATGCTTCCTTCTCTACAAAGATTCGAGTACAAGCCCTTATTTCAGAAAGAATTTAACTTTCACATTCCATACGGCAGTAGGCGGTATGATTTTAAGGTCATTATCAATGACATCCGCCTGCTTACGCTTTTTATAATTGTGGTGCTTTTTGTAGGAATCGTCCAATTTTTCGGGACATACTACGCCTCCCTTATGTTTTTTAATGGCTTTCAGGAAGACCCGCAAGGGGCTGTCATTGCCCAATTAGAAAACAAAGATTTGGATAAGTACGCCTTAGACCCCGAAGCAGAGGAAGATTTTGTGGTAAAAAAGCAGCGTCTTATTGCAGCAGTGCTTATTAAAGCCAAAGCCTCGCGTTTAGACCAGCTTAGTGATAAAGAAATCGTACAATTAAACCACCAAATTGCAAAACTTTTTATAGAAGAAGCCCTCCCCCTTGCCAAACCCGAGCCACACGTCAAGCAATTTTTTACAGACACCTCCGACCTCAATAAAATCGTTACTGCCCTAACCGAGCAGACGAAATACCACGTGCCTGCCTCCATCAAATTGGCACAGGCAGCCTTAGAAACGGCATACGGCAAGCGAGTAGTAGAAAATAATTATTTCGGCATCAAAGATAGAAAACAAAAAACTACGCCCATTACCACCACCGAATACTACACCGAAGCCGAGTATCAGATGAATAAAAGCAAAGTCGTGAGCAAGGAAGTGCTACAAAAGGCGGGCAAAGTTTTGTATAAATGCAAAATCAAGGATAGCTTTTCCGCCTACCAAACCCCTTGGGAGTCTTTTCGCGCCCATTCCCTTTTCCTTTCCACACAGCCGCGCTATGCACCACTTTTTACAAAAGGCAAGCGATACGACGAATGGGCAAACCTCATCGGCTCTACCAAATATGGCGGCGTAGGCTATGCCACTTCGCCTCATTATGGCGAAATGCTCAAAAAAATTATCAAGCGATACCACCTCGACCTTTTAGACCATTAAAATCTTGTCTTAGCCTTTAAAAGGCAGGTCTTTTGATAGGTAGAAAGTTTGGGCAGCATCTTATCAAAATAAGCATTTCAGAACAAAATTTCAAAAAAACAGAAAACAATTCCTTTTTATTTTGAAAAAACAGCCAAAAACAGAAAGCGCGTCTTTTTTTTGAAAAAAAAAAGCCTTTGCTTCAAAAGACAGGTTAATTTTTCTTAATATTACGCTAACAAGTAACAAAGCCTTCGAGGGTCTATCAAAAGTTCGCCTCCAAGAGTAGAAACCGTTACGATTTTACACTTTATTCCTCATTAAAAACACTACATTCAGACCATGAAAAAAAATTTCCACACGTGGTATTTCTGGGTAATTGCTCTCTTCCTTTCCCTTGCCGTAGTTGGTTGTAAAGACAAAGAAGACCCTGCACCAAAGCCCGTAGCGAATTTCAACTTCACCCCTGACGCACCCGAAGCAGGGCAAGCCGTTATTTTCACCAACCTTAGCACAGATGCTGAAACCTACGAATGGACATTTGGCGACGGCGGCACTTCTACCGATAGAAACCCCTCACATACTTACGCTACCGCTGGCTCTTTCACCATCAAATTGGTAGCAAAAGGCAAAGGTGGCGAAGCGGAAGTAACCAAAAACATCACCGTTACTTCTTCTGAACCCGACCCCGTAGCAGACTTTACTTTCGCGCCACAGACAGACATCAAAGTAGGCGACCAAGTTACTTTCACCAACCGCAGCTCGAATGCCGCTACTTATGAGTGGAACTTTGGCGACGGTGGCACTTCTACCTCACCAAGCCCACGCTACCGTTTCACCGAACAAGGCACTTTCACAGTAACCTTGACAGCGAAAAGCCCAAGCGGTGCAAAAACAAGCACTAAAACCGCTACCATCACCGTACAAGGCGTAACCCTTGTAACCTTAGAAACTGTAACCGTTACAGGCTACGACTTCGATGCGATGAGAGAGTGGTTCGGCGACGAAGATGGCAACCCTGCCGACATCAGCGAATTGAACCTTTCACTTCTTATCTATGAAGCTCCCCTTCCTGAACGCTTGACTATCGCCGACGCACTTTGGTCGCCTATTGCCAACAACACCATCTTAGTAGTGCCTCTTACAGAAGGTTCGCTTCCTGCCAGCCCATTTGGGTTGTCAAGCACCAATTTGGGCATCACAGCACCACGCATTGATAGCAATACTGCCCTTTCTTTTGTATTCCTTCACTTCGACTCTGACGGTCAGTTTGGCGACGCAGGCGGTCTTTACATTGCCGACGTAATCGAAGAGGTAGATTTATCACCTTTCGCACAAAGCCAGCCAAGTGAAGTAACCTTAGATGCCTTAGGCGTAGTAGCGGGCATTGAAGTAAGTTTAGGACTTACTTGGTAAGCCTTCATCTCGTTTTACTTTTTTTGAAAAATACCCTTGTTGTCAAGACAAGGGTATTTTTTTTGGATTCCTTTCGGATTTTTTTTGGATTCCTTTTGGCGCGTATTTTTTGGCAGGGTTTGATAAAAATGCTTATCTTGCTGCTCATATTTGGTAGGATACACTTTTTAATGAATTTTATGTCGGAAACAGAAAACTTTTTGTACGGGAAAAAAATTTTAGTGGGCGTTAGTGGTAGCATTGCCGCCTACAAATCAGCCCTTTTGGTGCGGCTTTTGGTAAAGGCGGGTGCGCAGGTTCGTGTTTTGATGAGCGAGGCGGCACAAAGTTTTATCACCCCCCTGACGTTGGCTACACTTTCGAAAAATGAAGTCCTGACCAGTTGGGCAAACGAGCAAAATGGCGTTTGGCACAATCACGTAGAGCTTGGGCTTTGGGCAGATGTGCTGCTTTTTTACCCTGCCTCTGCCCATACAGTTGCAAAGATGGCAAATGGGCTTTGCGATAATTTGCTTGTCGCGACTTATCTTTCAGCGCGTTGCCCTGTTTGGTTTGCCCCTGCTATGGATTTGGATATGTATGCGCACCCTTCTTTTAGGCGCAATGTTGCCTCGCTTATCAGTTTTGGCAATCACCTCATTGAAGCCGAGGAGGGCGAATTGGCAAGCGGTTTAGAAGGAAAAGGCAGAGTGGCAGAGCCAGAAAAAGTAGTGGCTTTGCTATCCCATTTTTTTGAGAAACAAGCGATTCAAGACGAACAAAAAAAGAAAATTACGCAACATTTGGCAGGGAAAAAAGTGCTTATCAGCGCAGGCGCAACCAAAGAAGCCCTCGACCCTGTGCGCTATCTTAGCAATCATTCCACAGGCAAGATGGGTTTTGCCTTAGCAAAGGCAGCACAGCAGGCAGGAGCAGAAGTTTTTGTCGTCAGCGGTGCTACACAACTGCATGCGCAATTTGCCAATATGCCGCGTTTTCACCTTTTTGCCGTAGAAAGTGCCGCCCAGATGCTTGCTCGCATGCAGGAGATTGCTCCACAAGCCGATGTCGTTATCTTTGCAGCAGCCGTTTCCGATTATCGCCCTGCCGAAATTGCACCTACAAAAATCAAAAAGAACGAAGAAACGCTAACTTTACAGCTGATTAAAAATCCTGATATTGCCTTTCTTTTGGGTCAGAAAAAAAAGAGCCATCAATTTCATGTCGGTTTTGCCCTCGAAACCAATAACGAAATCCAGCATGCAAAAGAAAAGCTGCACAAGAAAAATTTTGACCTTATCGTACTCAATTCCCTACAAGAAGAAGGGGCAGGCTTCGGACACGACACCAATAAAATTTATATTCTTGATGGGCAAAGTACCAAAGAGTTTAAACTCAAAACCAAACAAGCCGTAGCCGACGATATTTGGCAGGAAGTAGTCTTTCGTTTGGAACAAAAAGGCAGGCGAAAGAAGTTTGAAATCGGACAAAACCCTAACTTTGCAGAGGAGGACTAAACTTTGCAATGCCCCAAAGACCGTTTAAAAACCCTTTAAACACAAATTAAACGCAATTTAGACAGTCTTTGCAGGGTACTTAAATTGTATCGTCTTTATCTTTGCCTCTTTTTTTATTTTAAACCCTATCTATCCTCTTTGATGCGTATGCTTTTCTCTTTTGTACGATTTTGCCTCCCCCCCACTTTTCGTGTAGCGACGGTGGTCTTTTTGGGCAGCAGCCTAATAGCTTGTGGTGGCAAAGGTGAGAAAGGAGGGACTGCCCCTCTTGTTACCGATTCGGTTGTGGTGGAAAAAACAGCCCCTCTAAATGAAGATTACAGCACTTTTGAGCCGTTGATAAACTATGCAGCCGCTCAAAATCCCGTCTTGGCTGCCGAAATTCGGAGTTTGGCAAAAAAAGTGCTAAATCCACAGCTACTCACCAATGAGCAAGATTTTGAGGTCTTTTTTGCCGAGCGCGATACCCTTTCTAATCGCCTTTCGGAAGCCCTTTCCAATTTGGAAGATGTAGATGCTACCTTGATAATGCAACAAGATAGTGTCAAAACAATGCCTATTATCAAGGCACTTTCCGAATTAGGCATGCAGCCCACAGGTGCAGAAGGCATGTTTGGCGGACTTGTGGTCGCGCCTACACTTCTCGAACGCCTTGCAGCCGTAACCTCTGCCGAATACGTCCTCTTTCAGCAGATACGCGCCAAAGAAGGCGAATCTATTGGGGGCGAATATCCTTATTTGGGCTTGGAAGCCGAAGCCGAACTTATCCCTTTGGCAGAGCAGTATTTACGCGAATATCCTACTTCTACGCGCCTCAAAGCGGTGCGCCAGATGCTCTATCGCGCCCTAATTCCATTTATAGACTTCAACAAAGGCACTGCAACGGGCGGCGAGGATAGCTATTTTGTAGGTGGCACTTGTTTTGAAGCCTACCCCTGCATGACCGAAATTGGGGAGCATCAGAATTTTATCAAAAACAACCCCCAATCTATTTTTACGCCCCTTATCAAAAACGCGCTCAAAAATCCTTCTACGGCAGATTTAGAAACAAATCCATTCCGCCTCCATGCGATTGTGATACGCACCGAAGCCGATTTGGAAACCGCACAAGAACGCCACCTCGATGCCCTTTTGGAAGGAAAAGATTGGCTGCACCAATTTCAATATACCTCCGCTTCGGGCAAAACCCTGCAAGCAATCGTTTATCGCGTCTTTACAAACAAAAGCAAAGCCGAAGCCGCTCGCAAAAACCTCAATGTGGCAGATGCTAAAATTGTCGTTTTGGAGCGTGATAACGATAGTTACGAATGGGTGCAAAAATAAAGCAGCCGCCTTTGGTGCTGATACATTGCAGAAGCGCGAAAAAAATGTTATCTTCGTTTTTGGGCTTCATTTTGGGGCTTCATTTTGAGCTTCGTTTTGGAAGAAAGAACAACCTTTTTCCTTTCATTCCGTAAAAAATAGTATAAGGCAAACACTTTGTACTAAACAAGTTCTCAAAAAGTTTTTAAAAAGAACTTATTTATCAGGTTCATTCAACACAAAACCCTCTTTTTTTATGGCAAATAATTCAGATAACACAAATCTTATCACCTTTATCGCAGGTTTGGCAGTGGGCGCATTAGTAGGCGTTTTGCTTGCACCCGATTCGGGCGAGCGCACACGCGGCAAAATCGCTAAAAAATCCAACGAACTTTTAGAAGACTTAGAAGGACAGTTGGAAATTGCCAAGCACAAAGTCAATCAATTTAGTGATGTAGTACGCGAAAAGGCAGGCACAGTAGCCGACGATGTCAAGTCGCGTGCAGGCTCATTGCGCACTCGTGTCAATGGCACAGCGGTAAGCGAAGAGCAAGAGGCTTAGTCCTTTTTTGTCTTCTCTTTCAAAACCCACGACCTAAAATCGTGGGTTTTGTTTTGTAGCATCAAAAAATTTTTGTTTTGGTATTTTATCAAAAATAGTAGAAAAATGACGCTTTCCCAATTCAAAGCCTTTTGCCTACAATTCAAAGGCGTAACGGAAGAATACCCTTTCGATGAAACGACCTTAGCCTTTAAGGTAGGAGGTAAAATTTTTGCACTCGCCGACACAGCCCAATTTAGCAGCCTCAATCTCAAATGCGACCCCGAAAAAGCACTCGAACTGCGCGCGCGAACCGAATCGGTGCGCGGGGGCTACCACATGAACAAAAAGCATTGGAATACGATTGATGTAGTAGGAGAATTAGATGATACGGAACTCAAATTTTGGATAAGCCATGCCTACGATTTAGTCTTCAAGGGGCTTCCCAAAAAAAGGCAAGCCGAAATTTTGGAAAGCCAACCTTAGAGAAGGTATTTTTTAGAAGCAGCGACTTATCGTGCTAAATTATTGTACCAAATTATCTTACCAAATTATCGTATCAAACTAATAAAGCCCTGATGCTTGCGCCTTTGCTCGAAGGGCGTACCCAAATCTACCTGATAAAAATAAGTGCCTTCGGGCAGGGGCTTGCCCTCGAAAGTGCCGTCCCAAGCCTCGAAGCCTTGTGGAGCGTCAAAAAGCAATGTGCCATTTCTATCAAAAATTTGCAGGTGCAAGGCAGGATAAGCCTCGAAGAGTGGCACTTCCCACGTTTCATTGACCCCATCACCATTGGGCGAAAAAGTGTTGGGAATAGTATTGAAACAGCCCTCGAAGATAGCCACCGTAACGGCACTTTCCGAACAATCGTTGGCGCGATAACGGATAAGATACTCCCCTACGGGCGTTTCATCGAGCCTAATTTCACCTGTGAGAGAATTAAGGCGCAAGTCGGGCGAATCAGAGAAAAAGCGTCCGCCTTGTTGCCCTAAAATTTGTGGCTTCGGATAGGGTTCTTCCCTACAAAAATCTACTTTTTCATAGGCAAATTCTGCCGAAACAGGTTGCGTGCGTTGGAGCAAAATTGCCTTTTCTACCTTCTGGCAGCCACGCGCATCTGTTACGACTAAGCGGTAGGGCAAAGTCTGCGAAGGCGCAAGGTTTTCCCATAAAGACGCACCCGTTTTTTCCTCCGTAAAAGATTCGCCTTCTTCCTCGCCTGCCCATTCTTCGCTGCTCAACCATTCATAACGATAGGGCGCAATACCACCGCTTGCCTTAGCGCGGATTGCACCATCGGCGGCAGCTGTGCCACAAGAAGCCTGCTGTACCTCGATTTCAATTTGTAGAAGTTCCGTTTTAGGAATTTCGATAGAAAAAACCTCTTCACAACCCAAACTATCGCGCACCCAAAGCGTGTAAGTGCCTGCGGCAAGGTTTGTACGATTCAAAGTAGCGGTGCTATCGTCTGCCCAAATTGCGGAAAAATTGCCTGCCGTCTGTGAAATCAAAACGCGAATTTCGCCATCACGCCCTTCGGGGCAGGAAGGTTGTACCACTTGCGCATCAAAGGCAATATCTACAACACTAATCTTGACCACATTGCTGGGCAGCGGCGGACAGCTATCGGTAAGCACCAAACGGCGATAATACTGCGTTTTGGCAAGCGAGGGCGGCTGATAGAAAAGCGTGCTATCTTCATTGCGCCAATCTACGCCGTTATCCGAACTTTGCCAAAGGTAGCCATGTTCGGGGTCGGATTCGCCCCCTATGAGTTGGGCAGGCTGCTCGCCATTGCAGATGAGTTGGTCGGCAGAGATGATATTGTTTTTGCCCCCCCTATAAATAATTTTGATGGTATCGCTATTTTGGCAGGTATTGGCAAAAACGCGCACACTGTACTCGCCTTCTTCGGTTACGGTGATAAAGCGCGTTGTTTCGCCTGTACTCCATTCGTATCGTTGTCCGTTTTCGCCGCCATCTAAAACGTATTCAAAAGGAGCGCAAAAGATGCTATCTTGTTTGGGTATGAAAGGCACTAAAAAATTGGGCATCACGATTTCGCTTTCCAAAATCAATTCCCTTACGCTATCATTCGCAATTAGACACTGATAAGAGCCTGACTGAT encodes the following:
- a CDS encoding glucosaminidase domain-containing protein, with amino-acid sequence MLPSLQRFEYKPLFQKEFNFHIPYGSRRYDFKVIINDIRLLTLFIIVVLFVGIVQFFGTYYASLMFFNGFQEDPQGAVIAQLENKDLDKYALDPEAEEDFVVKKQRLIAAVLIKAKASRLDQLSDKEIVQLNHQIAKLFIEEALPLAKPEPHVKQFFTDTSDLNKIVTALTEQTKYHVPASIKLAQAALETAYGKRVVENNYFGIKDRKQKTTPITTTEYYTEAEYQMNKSKVVSKEVLQKAGKVLYKCKIKDSFSAYQTPWESFRAHSLFLSTQPRYAPLFTKGKRYDEWANLIGSTKYGGVGYATSPHYGEMLKKIIKRYHLDLLDH
- a CDS encoding PKD domain-containing protein, giving the protein MKKNFHTWYFWVIALFLSLAVVGCKDKEDPAPKPVANFNFTPDAPEAGQAVIFTNLSTDAETYEWTFGDGGTSTDRNPSHTYATAGSFTIKLVAKGKGGEAEVTKNITVTSSEPDPVADFTFAPQTDIKVGDQVTFTNRSSNAATYEWNFGDGGTSTSPSPRYRFTEQGTFTVTLTAKSPSGAKTSTKTATITVQGVTLVTLETVTVTGYDFDAMREWFGDEDGNPADISELNLSLLIYEAPLPERLTIADALWSPIANNTILVVPLTEGSLPASPFGLSSTNLGITAPRIDSNTALSFVFLHFDSDGQFGDAGGLYIADVIEEVDLSPFAQSQPSEVTLDALGVVAGIEVSLGLTW
- the coaBC gene encoding bifunctional phosphopantothenoylcysteine decarboxylase/phosphopantothenate--cysteine ligase CoaBC, coding for MKNTLVVKTRVFFLDSFRIFFGFLLARIFWQGLIKMLILLLIFGRIHFLMNFMSETENFLYGKKILVGVSGSIAAYKSALLVRLLVKAGAQVRVLMSEAAQSFITPLTLATLSKNEVLTSWANEQNGVWHNHVELGLWADVLLFYPASAHTVAKMANGLCDNLLVATYLSARCPVWFAPAMDLDMYAHPSFRRNVASLISFGNHLIEAEEGELASGLEGKGRVAEPEKVVALLSHFFEKQAIQDEQKKKITQHLAGKKVLISAGATKEALDPVRYLSNHSTGKMGFALAKAAQQAGAEVFVVSGATQLHAQFANMPRFHLFAVESAAQMLARMQEIAPQADVVIFAAAVSDYRPAEIAPTKIKKNEETLTLQLIKNPDIAFLLGQKKKSHQFHVGFALETNNEIQHAKEKLHKKNFDLIVLNSLQEEGAGFGHDTNKIYILDGQSTKEFKLKTKQAVADDIWQEVVFRLEQKGRRKKFEIGQNPNFAEED
- a CDS encoding YtxH domain-containing protein, translating into MANNSDNTNLITFIAGLAVGALVGVLLAPDSGERTRGKIAKKSNELLEDLEGQLEIAKHKVNQFSDVVREKAGTVADDVKSRAGSLRTRVNGTAVSEEQEA
- a CDS encoding MmcQ/YjbR family DNA-binding protein; translated protein: MTLSQFKAFCLQFKGVTEEYPFDETTLAFKVGGKIFALADTAQFSSLNLKCDPEKALELRARTESVRGGYHMNKKHWNTIDVVGELDDTELKFWISHAYDLVFKGLPKKRQAEILESQP